From the Rhodopirellula halodulae genome, one window contains:
- a CDS encoding glycosyltransferase, producing MQSELIALLTPDLRGGGVERIRVTLAREFCNLGFNVEFVLAQARGELLAEARKDFPVVDLACDRLRSVPIALRSYLRIRQPTVLCSAMWPLTAIAPFAASNTGTRVIISEHGILSAQYRDWGNAHRVGLRGSTATGYRLAHARVGVSAGVVRDMAKLSGMPENQFRVINNPIPPSATPTADEFEKASAFWSVPKGGRIITVGTLKKVKNHELLLRAFSMMRTVGTELLILGYGELRSELQQLSHQLGIADRVVFAGFHPNPTAFYQTADLFVLSSNFEGFGNVIVEALASGTPVVSTDCPAGPAEILEGGRWGRLTPVGDAVALAAAMDASLSEEHDFDALQNRANDFLPTIAAKHYLDAFGLS from the coding sequence AGCCAGGGAGTTTTGCAACTTAGGGTTTAATGTTGAGTTTGTGCTTGCCCAGGCGCGCGGTGAATTGTTGGCTGAGGCAAGAAAGGATTTCCCGGTTGTAGATCTTGCGTGCGACCGCTTGCGTTCAGTTCCTATTGCACTGCGGAGCTATCTTCGCATCCGCCAGCCAACCGTACTGTGTTCGGCAATGTGGCCATTGACCGCAATTGCGCCGTTTGCTGCAAGCAACACCGGAACCCGCGTCATCATCTCCGAGCACGGGATTCTTTCAGCGCAATACAGGGACTGGGGGAATGCGCATCGCGTGGGTTTACGCGGCTCCACCGCAACCGGCTACCGATTGGCACACGCGCGTGTTGGCGTTTCCGCTGGTGTTGTGCGAGACATGGCAAAGCTATCGGGTATGCCAGAGAACCAATTTCGTGTGATCAACAATCCGATCCCACCGAGTGCAACGCCAACAGCGGACGAGTTCGAGAAAGCGAGTGCGTTCTGGTCTGTCCCCAAGGGGGGGCGCATCATCACCGTGGGGACACTTAAAAAGGTTAAGAATCATGAACTACTCCTTCGGGCGTTTTCGATGATGAGGACGGTTGGAACCGAGTTGCTAATTCTTGGTTACGGTGAATTGCGTTCTGAACTACAGCAACTCAGTCATCAACTTGGAATTGCGGACAGAGTTGTCTTTGCTGGATTTCACCCGAATCCCACAGCCTTTTATCAGACCGCGGATCTGTTCGTTCTTTCGTCGAATTTTGAAGGGTTTGGGAACGTCATCGTTGAAGCACTTGCATCCGGCACTCCGGTGGTCTCAACGGATTGCCCAGCTGGACCGGCAGAAATCTTGGAAGGTGGACGCTGGGGCAGATTGACTCCCGTTGGTGACGCAGTGGCCTTGGCCGCAGCTATGGACGCTTCATTGTCGGAGGAGCATGATTTCGATGCTCTTCAGAATCGGGCGAATGACTTTCTTCCCACGATTGCAGCCAAACACTACCTTGATGCGTTTGGGTTGTCATGA